One Thalassotalea atypica DNA window includes the following coding sequences:
- a CDS encoding SDR family oxidoreductase, with the protein MNIQDKVIVVTGGGQGLGRSMAIDLATSGAKLALIDLNEELLKESVQLVEEAGSTAQYYLANVTNEAEVEETFNKINNDFNGFDGLINNAGILRDGMLIKAKDGEIVKKMSLEQFQSVIDVNLTGVFLCGREASAHMVKNKRKGVIINMSSIARNGNMGQTNYAASKAGVVAMTVCWARELGRHGIRVGAIAPGVVRTAMTDAMKPEMRERLEKMKPVGRLGEASEIAHTVKYILENEFFTGRVVDIDGGLSM; encoded by the coding sequence ATGAACATTCAAGACAAAGTGATTGTTGTCACGGGCGGTGGCCAAGGTTTAGGCCGTTCAATGGCAATCGACTTAGCAACAAGCGGTGCAAAGCTTGCTCTTATAGACCTTAATGAGGAATTGTTAAAAGAATCCGTTCAATTGGTCGAAGAAGCTGGGTCTACTGCTCAATATTATTTGGCGAATGTGACGAATGAAGCCGAAGTTGAAGAAACGTTTAACAAGATAAATAATGATTTTAATGGCTTTGATGGGCTTATTAATAACGCCGGAATTTTGCGTGATGGTATGTTAATCAAAGCTAAAGATGGCGAAATCGTTAAAAAGATGTCATTAGAGCAGTTTCAATCAGTCATTGATGTTAATTTAACAGGTGTATTTTTGTGTGGTCGAGAAGCATCTGCACATATGGTTAAAAATAAGCGCAAAGGCGTGATCATAAACATGTCTTCTATTGCGCGTAATGGCAACATGGGACAAACTAACTACGCAGCGTCTAAAGCTGGCGTAGTTGCTATGACTGTTTGTTGGGCAAGAGAGTTAGGTCGTCACGGTATTCGTGTTGGAGCTATCGCACCTGGTGTTGTTCGAACGGCAATGACAGATGCAATGAAGCCAGAAATGCGTGAACGACTTGAAAAGATGAAGCCCGTAGGTCGACTAGGTGAAGCAAGTGAAATTGCCCATACGGTTAAATATATTTTGGAAAATGAATTTTTCACTGGTCGTGTAGTAGATATTGATGGCGGTTTGAGCATGTAA
- the mmsB gene encoding 3-hydroxyisobutyrate dehydrogenase yields the protein MANVAFIGLGNMGGPMAVNLVKAGHQVCVYDLSAQAVIDVVEHGASTAVSAQECVKDAEFIISMLPAGKHVASVYLGENGLINHIQAGSLVIDSSTIDAQTSIVVGSTLKEQGIEFIDAPVSGGVGGATAGTLSFMVGGSVENFNRAKSVLDNMGKNIFHAGEHGAGQVAKVCNNMLLSVLMAGTAEALQLGIANGLDPKVLSNIMSKSSGSNWTLDVYNPCPDVMENVPSSNDYQGGFMVDLMAKDLGLAMDTAVTSQSSTPMGSLARSLYAMHASAGNGGKDFSSIFNLFNKESKE from the coding sequence ATGGCGAATGTAGCATTTATTGGTTTAGGAAACATGGGTGGCCCAATGGCCGTCAATTTGGTTAAAGCTGGGCATCAAGTTTGTGTCTATGATTTATCAGCACAGGCCGTGATTGATGTGGTTGAGCACGGAGCTTCAACTGCGGTGTCTGCACAAGAATGTGTCAAAGATGCCGAGTTTATTATCTCAATGTTACCTGCGGGTAAACATGTAGCAAGTGTATATTTAGGTGAAAATGGCCTTATCAATCACATTCAAGCTGGAAGCCTAGTCATTGACTCATCTACCATTGATGCACAAACCTCAATCGTTGTTGGTAGTACATTGAAAGAGCAAGGAATTGAGTTCATTGATGCTCCCGTTTCAGGTGGTGTTGGTGGCGCAACAGCTGGCACGTTAAGCTTTATGGTCGGTGGTAGCGTTGAAAACTTTAATCGCGCAAAAAGTGTATTGGACAACATGGGGAAAAATATATTTCATGCAGGAGAACATGGTGCAGGCCAAGTAGCCAAAGTCTGCAATAACATGTTGTTATCTGTTTTGATGGCTGGTACAGCCGAAGCACTACAGCTTGGAATCGCGAATGGATTAGACCCCAAAGTGCTTTCTAATATCATGAGCAAGAGCTCGGGCAGTAATTGGACATTAGATGTCTACAACCCATGCCCTGATGTTATGGAAAATGTGCCATCGTCAAATGATTATCAGGGTGGATTCATGGTGGACTTAATGGCTAAGGATTTGGGCCTTGCAATGGATACTGCTGTTACAAGTCAGTCGTCAACACCTATGGGATCATTAGCGAGAAGCCTTTACGCTATGCATGCAAGCGCAGGAAATGGTGGTAAAGACTTTTCAAGCATCTTTAACTTATTTAATAAAGAGAGCAAAGAATAA
- a CDS encoding enoyl-CoA hydratase/isomerase family protein, giving the protein MTDVVLFEERLCDNGKRIGIATLNSERSLNALSGDMVDALYPKLLDWHRNDEIAVVFLQGSGEKSFCAGGDIVNLFNEMKSHPGEYAPAIEDYFTREYKLDYLIHTFNKPFIVWGNGIVMGGGLGMMVGASHRVVTESSRIAMPEISIGLYPDVGGTFFLNKMPDNCGLFLGLTGASINAADAKYTGLADFFIQADKKQALLEQLISIKWGDTVALNHDKLSDAMNELERLSNSAVPVSHIRAQKSLIDQVTEHHNLADVVDAITSAEVDDKWFNKAQKSLAHGSAVSGHLVYQQLKVGKSMSLADCFRMELSLSVKCGQYGEFYEGVRALLIDKDSNPQWKYKNIADVDAKTIDWFFTPKWKEAQHPLAQLG; this is encoded by the coding sequence ATGACTGATGTTGTGTTGTTTGAAGAACGTCTTTGTGACAACGGTAAAAGAATTGGTATTGCGACATTAAACTCAGAGCGATCGCTAAATGCGTTAAGTGGCGATATGGTCGATGCACTTTATCCTAAATTACTCGATTGGCATCGTAATGATGAAATTGCAGTGGTTTTCCTTCAGGGCTCTGGTGAAAAATCTTTCTGTGCTGGTGGTGACATTGTCAATCTTTTTAATGAAATGAAAAGCCACCCAGGTGAATATGCGCCAGCTATAGAGGACTACTTCACCAGAGAGTACAAGTTAGATTACCTTATTCATACCTTCAATAAGCCTTTTATCGTCTGGGGCAATGGTATTGTTATGGGCGGTGGTTTAGGCATGATGGTTGGTGCTAGCCACAGAGTAGTGACTGAGTCGTCACGCATCGCAATGCCTGAAATTAGTATTGGCCTATACCCTGATGTTGGCGGTACATTTTTCCTTAATAAAATGCCAGATAACTGCGGCCTATTTTTGGGGCTGACAGGAGCCTCTATTAATGCCGCTGATGCTAAATATACCGGCTTAGCTGACTTCTTTATTCAAGCGGATAAAAAACAAGCATTATTAGAGCAGCTAATTTCAATTAAATGGGGCGATACCGTCGCACTCAACCATGACAAGCTCAGCGATGCTATGAATGAACTTGAACGCTTATCAAATTCAGCTGTTCCTGTTTCTCATATTCGAGCACAAAAATCTTTGATTGACCAAGTTACTGAACATCATAATTTGGCGGACGTGGTTGATGCAATTACCTCTGCAGAAGTTGATGACAAGTGGTTTAATAAAGCGCAAAAATCATTAGCACACGGCAGTGCAGTTAGTGGGCATTTGGTTTACCAACAATTGAAAGTTGGTAAGTCTATGTCCTTAGCTGATTGTTTTAGAATGGAGTTAAGTCTATCTGTTAAATGTGGACAATATGGCGAGTTTTATGAAGGCGTCAGGGCATTACTTATCGACAAAGATAGTAATCCTCAATGGAAATATAAAAACATTGCAGATGTCGATGCAAAAACAATTGATTGGTTCTTCACACCTAAATGGAAAGAAGCCCAGCATCCACTAGCTCAGCTAGGATAA
- a CDS encoding enoyl-CoA hydratase: MSELLKLSKQEHTAIITFNNPPAHTWTKESLTQLRDIVLSLNEDKEIYALVITGDGDKFFSAGADLKLFASGCKDIATEMSNIFGEAFETLSAFHGVSIAAINGYAMGGGLEVALACDLRIAEHHAQMALPEATVGLLPCAGGTQNLQLLVGEGWTKRMILCGERIKADKALQIGLVEEVVEQGQSLETALKLAAKVANQSPVAVAACKKLVQHNREMPISKALPIEREAFVSLFDSEDQTEGVNAFLEKRKPQWKNK, from the coding sequence ATGTCTGAATTATTAAAACTATCCAAGCAAGAACACACGGCAATTATTACGTTTAATAATCCGCCTGCTCATACCTGGACAAAAGAAAGCTTAACTCAATTACGTGATATTGTTTTATCACTTAATGAAGACAAAGAAATTTACGCGTTGGTCATTACCGGTGACGGTGATAAGTTCTTTTCAGCAGGAGCTGATTTAAAATTGTTTGCTTCAGGATGTAAAGACATTGCAACAGAAATGTCTAATATTTTCGGTGAAGCGTTTGAAACCCTGTCTGCATTTCACGGTGTTTCTATTGCAGCCATTAATGGTTACGCCATGGGCGGCGGATTAGAGGTTGCACTTGCTTGTGATCTGCGCATTGCAGAGCATCATGCCCAAATGGCCTTACCTGAAGCAACGGTTGGTCTATTGCCTTGTGCTGGTGGAACGCAAAACTTGCAGCTATTAGTCGGAGAAGGATGGACTAAACGGATGATTTTGTGCGGTGAGCGTATTAAAGCCGACAAGGCGCTACAAATTGGTTTAGTCGAAGAAGTTGTAGAACAAGGTCAATCTTTAGAAACTGCGCTCAAACTAGCAGCAAAAGTAGCTAATCAAAGCCCTGTTGCGGTCGCTGCGTGTAAAAAATTAGTGCAGCATAATCGTGAAATGCCTATTTCAAAAGCTTTGCCAATTGAACGAGAAGCATTTGTCAGCCTTTTTGATTCTGAAGACCAAACAGAGGGCGTTAATGCATTTTTAGAAAAGCGTAAGCCTCAATGGAAAAATAAATAA